One Pectobacterium colocasium DNA segment encodes these proteins:
- the rimO gene encoding 30S ribosomal protein S12 methylthiotransferase RimO yields MSNIAPPQPRIGFVSLGCPKNLVDSERILTELRTEGYQVVPRYDDAELVIVNTCGFIDSAVQESLEAIGEALNENGKVIVTGCLGAKENQIREVHPKVLEITGPHSYEQVLSHVHQYVPKPTHNPFTSLVPEQGVKLTPRHYAYLKISEGCNHRCTFCIIPSMRGDLDSRPIGSVLDEAKRLVDAGVKELLVISQDTSAYGADVKQRTGFWNGQPVKTSMVSLCEQLASLGVWVRLHYVYPYPHVDDVIPLMAEGKILPYLDIPLQHASPKILKLMKRPGAVERTLERIKRWREICPDLTLRSTFIVGFPGETEEDFQMLLDFLKEAKLDRVGCFKFSPVEGAAANALPDPVPEEIKEERYHRFMQLQQAISTQRLQDKIGREVLVLIDEIDEEGAIGRSMADAPEIDGAVYLNGETGVKVGDIVKVKVEHADEYDLWGSRI; encoded by the coding sequence ATGAGCAATATCGCCCCCCCACAACCACGTATCGGCTTTGTTTCCCTCGGCTGCCCGAAAAACCTCGTCGACTCCGAGAGGATTCTGACCGAACTGCGTACTGAAGGTTATCAGGTCGTCCCGCGCTATGACGACGCTGAACTGGTGATCGTCAATACCTGTGGTTTTATTGACAGCGCCGTACAAGAGTCGCTGGAAGCCATCGGCGAAGCGCTGAATGAGAACGGTAAAGTTATCGTCACAGGCTGTCTGGGTGCCAAAGAAAATCAAATACGCGAAGTGCATCCAAAAGTGCTGGAAATTACCGGCCCGCACAGCTACGAGCAGGTGCTGTCGCACGTGCATCAATATGTCCCTAAACCAACGCACAACCCGTTTACCAGCCTGGTTCCCGAGCAGGGCGTGAAACTCACGCCGCGCCATTACGCGTATCTGAAAATTTCAGAAGGCTGTAACCACCGCTGTACATTCTGCATCATCCCTTCCATGCGTGGCGATTTGGATAGCCGCCCGATCGGCTCGGTGCTGGATGAAGCGAAACGTCTGGTGGATGCCGGCGTAAAAGAGCTGCTGGTGATTTCTCAGGATACCTCGGCGTACGGCGCAGATGTGAAGCAGCGTACCGGATTCTGGAACGGGCAGCCGGTCAAGACCAGCATGGTCAGCCTGTGTGAGCAACTGGCGTCTCTCGGTGTGTGGGTGCGCCTGCACTATGTCTACCCTTACCCGCACGTAGACGATGTGATTCCATTAATGGCGGAAGGCAAAATCCTGCCTTATCTGGATATCCCGCTCCAGCACGCCAGCCCGAAAATTCTCAAACTGATGAAGCGCCCCGGCGCAGTAGAAAGAACGCTGGAGCGTATTAAGCGCTGGCGCGAAATCTGCCCAGATTTAACGCTGCGTTCTACCTTCATTGTCGGTTTCCCTGGCGAGACGGAAGAAGATTTCCAAATGCTGCTCGACTTCCTGAAAGAAGCCAAACTCGACCGCGTGGGCTGTTTTAAATTCAGCCCGGTCGAAGGCGCAGCCGCCAACGCATTGCCGGATCCGGTGCCGGAAGAGATCAAGGAAGAGCGCTATCATCGTTTCATGCAGCTTCAGCAGGCCATTTCTACCCAGCGTTTGCAGGATAAAATTGGCCGTGAAGTGCTGGTGTTGATCGATGAAATCGACGAAGAAGGCGCGATTGGCCGCAGCATGGCCGACGCTCCTGAAATCGACGGCGCGGTTTACCTGAACGGAGAAACTGGCGTGAAAGTCGGCGATATCGTTAAGGTCAAAGTCGAACACGCCGATGAATACGATCTGTGGGGTAGCCGGATTTAA
- a CDS encoding glutathione S-transferase family protein — MITIWGRDNSTNVKKVLWCAEELALPYQHIAAGGQFGLNHEADYLAMNPNGLIPCLRDGDLVLWESNTIVRYLAAQYGQDSLYLADPGKRASAEKWMDWASALAVSFGPVFINMVRVAPEKRDMALVQKGIAECERLFDIVDTVLANQPWLSGEQFGVGDIPLGCIVYGWLNMPIDQQSHPHLERWYQQLTERPAYQKHVMIPLS; from the coding sequence ATGATAACGATTTGGGGTCGTGATAATTCGACCAACGTAAAGAAAGTCCTGTGGTGCGCGGAAGAATTGGCGCTGCCTTATCAGCATATTGCGGCGGGTGGGCAATTCGGCCTTAACCATGAAGCCGATTATCTGGCGATGAATCCGAATGGCCTCATCCCCTGTTTGCGGGACGGCGATCTGGTGCTGTGGGAGTCCAACACCATCGTTCGTTATCTGGCGGCGCAGTATGGTCAGGATTCGCTGTATCTCGCGGATCCCGGCAAACGCGCCAGTGCTGAAAAATGGATGGACTGGGCCAGCGCCCTCGCCGTTTCTTTCGGGCCAGTGTTCATCAATATGGTGCGCGTCGCGCCGGAAAAACGCGATATGGCGTTAGTACAAAAAGGCATCGCCGAATGCGAACGCCTGTTCGATATTGTCGATACCGTTCTGGCTAATCAGCCGTGGCTATCCGGCGAACAGTTTGGCGTTGGCGATATTCCGCTAGGCTGTATTGTTTACGGCTGGCTGAATATGCCGATTGATCAGCAGTCGCACCCGCATCTGGAACGCTGGTATCAGCAACTCACCGAGCGCCCGGCGTATCAGAAGCACGTCATGATTCCGCTGTCTTAA
- a CDS encoding glycosyltransferase — MPKQDRNLVLSNHTPQPERQSMVAASSLANSTLRGDIHAEIFKTLLNQHDTDEVMFALQQQMPLSSGILATRYVEICLQYGADSGVARLFQRTPVAYSSSHYYSLVDTTNRLLDAGQLEEANAIISHLSEFASQHPNTRMLHLKYLLKGRRFEELRQQLESIPARDYKMSEALVALRTRYECTIGNPEAGLAWLADFGPLETLSANLIHCAIQCLISLARYNDVIPLLEAWFNLDFSYQEAAKRILLVATQTGETIRLIRAIEQLHGWFTSPDLIRLRIALITLDATQRRIQREDDKGDETESTSLTAYYPLGVSLSPPHPVSENAIFFCADTAYTAPAIVALISLAIAIERSENLPDIYIFVLPEAHGLWGQLASSFNREFPSLTLRVVSTLQMQLDQSRAHYGFNSMGDMLSTMAYARLYASRYLSQCGVARALYLDSDVVIQSSPLPLLYMDMEEFPLAACHDQMGPLVDHAVTLHGIPNGRYFNSGVMLLDFHHPATLPAIEAAIAYSEDTDSVLIFQDQCALNKAIRGLYLTLDEKYNCYMPPGRPMSAMYENAAIVHFVSTPKPWHLAYLGQGTALWSRFYDHAVRIVGKDIFLSL, encoded by the coding sequence ATGCCTAAACAAGATCGGAACTTAGTACTTTCAAACCATACACCGCAGCCAGAGAGACAATCAATGGTGGCAGCATCTTCTCTTGCCAATAGCACACTGCGTGGCGATATTCATGCTGAGATATTCAAAACACTTCTCAACCAGCATGATACTGACGAGGTGATGTTTGCACTACAGCAACAAATGCCGCTTTCATCAGGTATTCTGGCTACCCGTTATGTGGAAATCTGCCTGCAGTATGGTGCTGACAGTGGGGTAGCCAGGCTTTTTCAGCGCACACCCGTCGCCTACTCATCTAGTCACTACTACAGCCTTGTCGACACCACAAACCGCCTGCTCGATGCCGGACAATTAGAAGAAGCTAATGCCATCATTTCACATTTATCAGAGTTTGCTAGCCAGCATCCAAATACCCGCATGCTTCACTTAAAGTACCTACTTAAAGGCCGGCGTTTTGAGGAACTTCGCCAGCAGCTCGAGAGCATTCCCGCTCGAGATTATAAGATGTCGGAAGCACTCGTAGCGCTTCGTACCCGCTATGAGTGCACTATAGGCAATCCAGAAGCAGGGCTTGCATGGTTGGCCGACTTTGGCCCACTTGAAACGCTATCGGCTAACCTTATTCATTGCGCCATCCAGTGCTTGATCAGTTTAGCGCGTTACAACGATGTTATACCTTTGCTCGAAGCATGGTTTAACCTCGATTTTTCTTATCAGGAGGCCGCTAAGCGTATTTTGCTGGTTGCGACCCAGACTGGAGAAACCATCAGGCTGATACGCGCTATAGAGCAGTTACACGGCTGGTTTACCTCACCTGATCTGATCCGATTACGCATCGCGCTAATAACATTAGATGCTACACAACGACGCATTCAGCGTGAGGACGACAAGGGGGATGAAACCGAAAGCACAAGCTTGACTGCATACTATCCGCTTGGCGTTTCTCTCTCACCACCCCATCCCGTTTCTGAAAATGCCATTTTCTTCTGTGCCGATACGGCGTACACGGCTCCGGCTATCGTCGCCCTCATCTCGCTGGCAATCGCCATCGAGCGTAGCGAAAATTTACCTGACATCTATATTTTCGTGTTGCCGGAAGCACATGGTCTATGGGGACAACTCGCCAGCAGCTTCAACAGAGAATTTCCGTCTTTGACGCTACGGGTAGTCTCAACGTTGCAAATGCAACTTGATCAGAGCCGGGCACACTACGGGTTTAATTCCATGGGAGATATGCTGAGCACCATGGCATACGCTCGACTTTATGCCAGCCGTTATCTATCCCAATGTGGTGTAGCACGGGCCCTATATCTTGATTCCGATGTAGTTATCCAATCTTCACCGCTGCCACTGTTGTATATGGATATGGAAGAATTTCCGTTGGCTGCGTGCCATGACCAGATGGGCCCTCTGGTTGACCATGCAGTCACACTGCATGGTATCCCTAATGGCCGCTATTTTAACTCTGGCGTGATGCTATTGGATTTCCATCACCCAGCTACATTACCCGCAATAGAAGCTGCGATTGCCTACAGTGAAGACACAGATAGCGTCCTTATTTTTCAAGATCAGTGCGCATTGAACAAAGCGATTCGTGGTCTCTATCTGACGCTGGATGAAAAATATAACTGCTATATGCCTCCAGGTCGACCAATGAGCGCTATGTATGAAAACGCGGCTATCGTCCATTTTGTCAGCACGCCCAAGCCGTGGCACCTGGCCTATTTAGGTCAAGGGACGGCACTTTGGTCTCGTTTTTATGACCATGCCGTGCGAATTGTCGGAAAAGATATTTTTCTCTCCCTCTAG
- a CDS encoding ABC transporter ATP-binding protein: MLYRRFEQLITIFRDAPADIPPNRLRPFYFHYLYQVWPSFTALLVVGGITALIDVVILSYLGRIIDLIRITPSNHFFSEHGNELLWMAALTLIIQPFFLGLRNLLTNQSINPCMTSMIRWQHYNTVLKQSLNFFQSDFAGRITHRIMQTGNALRDSVVQAVSAIWHVLIYVLSTLFVLSEMDWRLMVILIIWVVLYISCLRYFVPRVKARSIESTEANSKLIGRIVDGYTNIFTLKLFSHTMLEARYVRDAITEHTHKMQMANRILTSMDLTIIMLNSLLIVGSIGFALWLWTHSLLSAGAIAIVTSLVIRITNMSGWIMWVVNSIFESLGIVQEGMKTISQPISITDKLNAPALKVQHGAITFEQVSFCYNTSHHIIEGLNFCIRPGEKIGLVGPSGAGKSTLVGLLLRLYDLQSGSILIDNQNIADVTQESLREQIGMITQDTSLLHRSIRDNLLYGKYNATDKELMQVLRNAQADEFIMQISDSQGRSGLDAHVGERGIKLSGGQRQRIAIARVLLKDAPILIMDEATSALDSEAEAAIQDNLDILMKGKTVIAIAHRLSTIAKMDRLVVMQQGRIVEVGNHRDLLAQEGVYARLWRHQTDGFVGIS; encoded by the coding sequence ATGCTTTATCGTCGATTTGAGCAACTGATTACTATATTTCGCGATGCACCAGCAGATATACCACCAAATAGATTACGACCATTTTATTTTCACTATCTATATCAGGTATGGCCAAGCTTCACTGCGCTGTTAGTCGTAGGGGGGATTACTGCGCTCATTGACGTGGTTATACTCAGTTATTTAGGCCGTATCATCGATCTCATCCGCATTACCCCCAGTAACCACTTCTTCAGTGAACATGGTAATGAACTTCTCTGGATGGCTGCCCTTACGCTCATCATTCAGCCCTTCTTCCTTGGATTACGAAATTTACTCACTAATCAATCAATTAACCCTTGCATGACAAGCATGATTCGATGGCAGCACTACAATACCGTACTCAAGCAGAGCCTAAATTTCTTTCAAAGTGATTTTGCCGGACGTATCACACACCGCATTATGCAAACAGGGAATGCCTTACGTGACTCTGTTGTTCAGGCTGTATCGGCCATTTGGCATGTGCTGATTTATGTATTAAGTACGCTGTTCGTGCTTTCAGAAATGGACTGGCGTTTAATGGTAATACTTATTATCTGGGTGGTGCTATACATCAGCTGCCTGCGCTATTTCGTGCCACGGGTGAAAGCACGATCCATTGAATCAACAGAGGCTAACTCAAAACTCATTGGGCGTATCGTTGATGGCTATACCAACATTTTCACTTTGAAGTTGTTTTCTCACACCATGCTTGAAGCACGCTACGTTAGGGACGCTATAACAGAACATACGCATAAAATGCAGATGGCCAACCGTATACTCACCAGTATGGACCTGACAATCATCATGCTGAACAGTCTGCTGATCGTCGGTAGTATCGGTTTTGCGCTATGGCTCTGGACGCACTCGTTACTAAGCGCTGGCGCAATCGCAATAGTGACAAGTTTGGTAATTCGTATCACCAATATGTCAGGGTGGATCATGTGGGTGGTGAATAGCATCTTCGAAAGTCTTGGCATCGTACAAGAAGGCATGAAGACGATTTCTCAGCCGATCAGTATTACCGATAAATTAAATGCACCAGCCTTGAAGGTACAACATGGCGCCATCACTTTTGAGCAGGTTAGTTTTTGTTACAACACATCACATCACATCATTGAAGGATTAAATTTTTGCATCAGGCCAGGGGAAAAAATCGGTCTCGTCGGACCTTCTGGAGCAGGAAAGTCAACGTTGGTCGGATTGCTTCTTCGCCTTTATGACCTGCAAAGTGGAAGTATCCTCATCGATAACCAGAATATTGCCGACGTGACACAAGAAAGTTTGCGGGAGCAAATCGGGATGATTACACAAGATACCTCGCTGCTGCACCGCTCGATACGCGATAACCTGCTGTACGGTAAATACAACGCCACTGATAAAGAGTTGATGCAAGTGCTGAGGAATGCACAAGCAGATGAATTCATCATGCAAATCTCCGATTCTCAAGGCCGTTCAGGACTAGATGCACATGTAGGAGAACGAGGTATCAAATTATCGGGAGGCCAGCGTCAACGTATTGCCATCGCACGCGTTTTACTGAAAGACGCCCCTATTTTGATTATGGATGAGGCAACGTCAGCACTGGACTCGGAAGCCGAGGCCGCTATTCAGGATAATCTGGATATTTTAATGAAGGGAAAAACCGTTATCGCTATCGCCCACCGACTATCGACCATTGCCAAAATGGATCGTCTGGTGGTAATGCAACAGGGAAGAATTGTCGAAGTAGGAAACCATAGAGATTTATTGGCACAAGAGGGGGTATATGCCCGTTTGTGGCGGCATCAAACGGATGGGTTTGTCGGGATAAGCTAG
- a CDS encoding PQQ-dependent sugar dehydrogenase, with amino-acid sequence MSYCLMPRNSVSPSLLRRFLAAPHWLLLSAMLLFSSPLLAAEPKVTELQDKLDHPWSLAFLPEDQGILITERAGNLRLWKAGSALSAPIGGVPKVFAKSQGGLLEVALSPDFAQNRRIYLSFAEEGSDGKAGTAVGYGKLSEDNKRLENFTVFFRQEPKLSTGNHFGGKLAFDRQGHLFIALGENNERPTAQDLDKLQGKIVRLTAEGKVPSDNPFVNTPNARPEIWSYGHRNPQGLAINPWSGVLWENEHGPKGGDEINIPKAGENYGWPIATHGINYSGLKIPEAKGKEIAGMANPDFYWEKSPGISGMAFYNSDRFPQWKNSVFIGALAEKNLIRLTLDGDKVVSQERLLSNRDERIRDVRLGPDGYLYLLTDHDNGKLLKVGLE; translated from the coding sequence ATGTCCTATTGCCTGATGCCTCGCAATTCGGTTTCACCCTCCCTGTTACGACGATTTCTTGCTGCGCCACATTGGTTGCTGCTTAGCGCGATGCTGCTGTTTTCCAGCCCGTTATTGGCGGCGGAACCGAAGGTGACGGAATTGCAGGATAAGCTGGATCACCCGTGGTCATTAGCATTCTTGCCGGAAGATCAGGGAATCCTGATTACGGAACGCGCCGGGAATCTACGCTTATGGAAAGCGGGCAGTGCGCTGTCTGCGCCGATAGGGGGTGTACCGAAGGTCTTCGCTAAATCACAGGGTGGACTGCTGGAGGTCGCGCTATCGCCGGATTTTGCGCAGAATCGACGCATCTACCTGAGTTTTGCTGAAGAGGGCAGTGATGGTAAAGCGGGAACCGCAGTCGGCTATGGTAAACTCTCCGAGGACAATAAGCGGTTGGAGAACTTCACGGTCTTCTTCCGTCAGGAACCGAAGCTATCGACGGGTAACCACTTCGGCGGCAAGCTGGCGTTTGATCGACAAGGTCACCTGTTTATCGCACTGGGTGAAAACAATGAGCGCCCGACCGCACAGGATCTGGATAAATTACAGGGCAAAATTGTGCGTCTGACGGCCGAGGGTAAGGTGCCGTCCGATAACCCGTTTGTGAATACCCCTAATGCGCGGCCGGAAATCTGGTCCTATGGGCACCGGAACCCACAGGGATTGGCGATTAATCCGTGGTCTGGCGTACTGTGGGAAAATGAACATGGCCCGAAAGGCGGTGATGAAATCAATATCCCCAAAGCCGGCGAAAATTACGGCTGGCCGATTGCGACACACGGCATTAACTATTCCGGATTGAAGATCCCAGAAGCGAAAGGAAAAGAGATTGCAGGGATGGCGAACCCGGATTTCTATTGGGAAAAATCACCGGGCATCAGCGGAATGGCTTTCTACAACAGCGATCGTTTCCCGCAGTGGAAAAATTCGGTTTTTATCGGCGCACTGGCAGAGAAGAACCTGATTCGTCTAACGCTTGATGGCGACAAAGTCGTTTCACAAGAGCGCTTGCTGAGCAACCGCGATGAACGCATTCGCGACGTAAGGCTGGGGCCTGACGGTTACCTCTATTTGCTGACCGATCACGACAATGGCAAATTGCTGAAAGTCGGACTGGAGTAA
- a CDS encoding glycosyltransferase family 8 protein, whose amino-acid sequence MAAQEKDFVSSHHTGGPVVPPFVSDHLPANRMAGPTASSAITDAYFGTEIGRILLNLHDASIAFAALQQNNTGFSQVTLTTGYLQLCLRYGADQGVARLLKSVQMAYVHSCYHALIGVATRLINAGMMSDAESVIAHLCKFTGQTAEIRILRLKFLFKAAQFDELHKQFARIPLRDYRINAELLMLRVRYECITGRPDAGLTWLDEFGPRNTLPVDLMWSAAQCLNELGKFEDALALIEVWISLDFSFKDHAELVLNIASKSSGTLRLVRAIEALHGWFTSLDLLHLRTALLQTIEARHSAHAKVTSVDEKQSIRELDFPYANGMISMTTPRQRHAIFLCADTAYNVPALVALTSLAMSIAQANPPPDIYMFVLPETHEIWSQIAHCFAKKFPLTVKILSTLQMDLDESRAHYGFQNYGKMLSITAYARLYASRYLQGLGITRALYLDSDVVIRRSPLGLLHMDMGGYPLAARTERAHPRISRAIKLHGIPNGRYFNSGILLLDFQHPATQSTLNTAIAYSEQLDNKLLYLDQCALNKAIQGLYLDLDEKFNWFIVPDDTAHPQDKDAAIMHFISTPKPWDLNYSGRGSTLWADYKHHAIQVIGEGIFYAISKVA is encoded by the coding sequence ATGGCGGCACAAGAAAAGGATTTTGTTTCCTCACATCATACCGGAGGGCCCGTTGTACCGCCCTTTGTTTCAGATCATTTACCTGCTAACCGAATGGCCGGGCCTACGGCTAGCAGTGCCATAACCGATGCCTATTTCGGTACTGAGATAGGCAGAATATTACTTAATCTGCACGACGCCAGCATCGCATTTGCTGCGCTGCAACAGAATAATACAGGTTTTTCTCAGGTTACGTTGACAACCGGTTACCTACAACTATGCCTCCGTTATGGTGCCGATCAAGGTGTCGCCCGCTTGCTAAAGAGCGTGCAAATGGCATACGTGCATAGCTGTTATCACGCGCTGATCGGTGTCGCAACTCGTCTCATCAATGCAGGTATGATGTCCGACGCCGAATCGGTCATTGCACACTTATGTAAGTTCACGGGGCAGACTGCAGAGATTAGGATTCTCCGTTTAAAATTCCTGTTTAAGGCTGCACAGTTCGACGAGTTGCACAAACAATTTGCCCGTATTCCGTTACGGGATTATCGGATCAATGCGGAACTTCTTATGCTGCGTGTTCGATACGAGTGTATTACAGGAAGACCCGATGCCGGGCTCACATGGCTGGACGAGTTCGGCCCTCGCAACACGCTACCTGTCGATCTCATGTGGTCAGCGGCACAATGTCTGAACGAACTCGGCAAATTTGAAGATGCCTTAGCTTTAATTGAGGTGTGGATCAGCCTCGATTTCTCTTTTAAGGATCACGCGGAACTGGTGCTGAATATCGCGTCAAAAAGCAGTGGCACCTTGAGGCTCGTGCGGGCTATCGAGGCATTACATGGCTGGTTCACTTCGCTCGACCTGTTACACCTGCGTACCGCATTACTCCAAACAATTGAAGCACGCCATTCTGCTCATGCAAAAGTGACTTCTGTTGATGAAAAGCAGAGCATCAGAGAGCTCGACTTCCCCTACGCCAACGGCATGATATCCATGACGACCCCAAGGCAAAGACACGCTATTTTCTTATGTGCTGATACCGCATATAACGTTCCAGCGCTGGTAGCGCTAACCTCGTTGGCAATGTCGATTGCACAGGCTAATCCTCCCCCCGACATTTATATGTTTGTTCTGCCTGAAACGCATGAAATCTGGAGCCAGATCGCACATTGTTTTGCCAAAAAATTTCCTCTGACAGTAAAAATTCTATCGACATTACAGATGGATCTCGATGAAAGCCGAGCGCACTACGGGTTTCAAAACTACGGAAAAATGCTGAGCATCACCGCGTACGCCCGGCTTTATGCAAGCCGCTATTTGCAAGGACTTGGTATTACACGCGCACTGTATTTAGACTCCGATGTTGTTATCCGCCGTTCACCACTTGGTTTGCTGCATATGGACATGGGAGGGTATCCCCTAGCAGCACGTACTGAACGTGCACACCCAAGAATCAGCCGCGCGATTAAGCTGCACGGTATTCCCAACGGCCGTTATTTTAACTCTGGTATTTTGCTGCTTGATTTCCAGCATCCGGCAACGCAATCAACGCTAAATACGGCCATCGCTTATAGCGAGCAACTCGACAACAAGCTGCTCTATCTAGATCAATGTGCGCTGAACAAAGCCATTCAGGGGCTGTATCTGGATTTGGATGAAAAATTTAACTGGTTCATTGTTCCTGACGATACTGCCCATCCTCAAGACAAGGATGCCGCGATCATGCATTTTATCAGTACGCCGAAACCCTGGGATCTTAACTACAGCGGGCGAGGATCAACACTTTGGGCCGACTACAAACATCATGCAATACAGGTGATCGGCGAGGGTATTTTTTACGCCATAAGCAAGGTGGCATGA
- a CDS encoding glycosyltransferase family 8 protein, whose product MDQKGQDLLIPHDSLLPHTRENIRIEPAIHPVKEFYSITQPIQDIHSEVFKTLLNRHDAKEVIEIIRQRMPELTLAHVSAHYLQLCLMYGADHGVANLFQKIRMRYNRSTHHNLVNVATRLINNSFMNEANTIILHLSEFASRHPAQRILRLKYLFALEKLDELSEMFKDIPLRDYQTSDELIALRVKYDCVMGNPSAGLEWLIALAPLDTLPPRLLQWAVDCMTTLGRYEEAVPLLEAWFSLDFSYRRDTKRVLRVAEKTGETPRLVLAIERLHGWFTCPDLVRLRTTLLQAYSPTHPVQISGISPTVNGPTCEDAALQPTKPLSEYAIFFCTDADFSLPAVVALTSLAMSIGGANNLPDIYIFVPPEIRPLWERIAERFTSAFPIITLRIVSTLQMDLDEVSAQFGFYNVGETLSTTTYTRLYASRYLHYIGVTRALYLDSDIVILHSPLSLLYEDMQGFPLAARTDRNTPLIKRAIRLHRIPNERYFNAGVILFDLTHPAMPSTINTAITYSKQGNSPLLFLDQCALNKAISGLYLALDERYNRFIPPSSATQVVEDNTVIMHFIETPKPWQAGYAGQGLTIWGEYQRHAIRIIGDEIFCSSPVCPS is encoded by the coding sequence ATGGATCAAAAAGGCCAAGATTTACTTATTCCACACGATAGTTTATTACCACATACCCGAGAAAATATTAGAATAGAACCAGCTATTCACCCTGTAAAAGAATTTTATTCCATTACACAACCAATTCAGGATATTCACTCGGAAGTATTTAAAACATTGCTCAATAGACATGATGCAAAGGAAGTGATTGAAATAATACGGCAGAGAATGCCAGAACTGACTTTAGCTCATGTGTCAGCCCACTATTTACAACTCTGCCTGATGTACGGTGCCGATCATGGTGTGGCCAACCTGTTTCAAAAGATCAGAATGCGCTACAACCGAAGCACTCATCATAATCTTGTTAATGTCGCAACACGTTTGATTAACAACAGTTTCATGAACGAGGCTAATACGATTATTTTGCACTTATCAGAGTTCGCTAGTCGGCATCCAGCTCAACGTATTTTGCGCTTAAAATACCTGTTTGCCCTCGAAAAACTTGATGAGCTGAGCGAGATGTTTAAAGACATCCCATTAAGGGATTACCAAACCTCGGACGAACTGATTGCACTTCGAGTCAAATATGACTGTGTCATGGGGAACCCATCTGCTGGCCTGGAATGGTTAATCGCATTAGCACCTCTCGACACACTTCCTCCCCGCTTGCTCCAGTGGGCGGTGGACTGCATGACGACACTAGGACGGTACGAGGAGGCGGTCCCCTTACTGGAGGCGTGGTTTAGCCTTGATTTCTCTTATCGGAGAGATACCAAGCGCGTACTGCGGGTGGCAGAAAAAACGGGGGAAACACCCAGATTGGTGCTGGCTATCGAACGCCTCCATGGCTGGTTTACCTGCCCTGATTTGGTCCGCTTACGCACGACCCTGCTTCAGGCTTATTCCCCTACACACCCCGTTCAAATTAGCGGGATCTCTCCAACAGTCAACGGCCCGACATGCGAAGATGCCGCGCTACAGCCAACGAAGCCTCTCTCTGAATATGCCATATTTTTCTGTACTGACGCCGACTTTAGTCTCCCAGCCGTTGTGGCATTAACATCGCTGGCGATGTCGATAGGTGGTGCCAATAATCTCCCCGACATCTATATTTTTGTTCCGCCTGAAATTCGCCCGCTTTGGGAACGTATTGCCGAGCGATTCACTTCAGCATTTCCAATTATAACGCTACGAATTGTTTCGACCTTACAGATGGATCTGGATGAAGTCAGTGCGCAATTTGGTTTCTATAACGTTGGTGAGACGTTGAGCACAACCACCTACACGCGACTCTACGCGAGCCGCTATTTACACTATATCGGCGTGACCCGTGCGCTTTATCTCGACTCTGATATTGTGATCCTGCATTCGCCCTTATCCCTGCTCTATGAGGATATGCAGGGGTTCCCATTGGCTGCGCGTACTGACCGAAATACTCCGTTGATAAAGCGCGCTATCCGGCTACATCGGATCCCCAATGAACGTTATTTTAATGCTGGAGTGATACTGTTTGATCTGACACATCCCGCCATGCCCTCTACCATCAACACTGCAATTACGTATAGCAAACAAGGAAATAGCCCGTTACTTTTTCTCGATCAATGCGCGTTGAATAAAGCCATTTCAGGGCTTTATCTGGCACTGGATGAGCGCTACAACAGGTTCATACCACCAAGTAGCGCTACACAAGTGGTAGAGGACAACACCGTCATTATGCACTTCATTGAAACCCCTAAGCCCTGGCAAGCGGGCTACGCTGGCCAAGGACTCACGATATGGGGTGAATACCAACGTCACGCAATACGCATAATCGGCGATGAAATTTTTTGTTCTAGCCCGGTTTGTCCCTCATGA